One Vallitalea okinawensis genomic window, CGTTAAGGTTGATAATATACAAGTTATAGATGAAGCAGAAGTACCCATGTTTCCTGTAAAGCCTAATAAGTTAATGAATATAGCCATCAGTGCAATTTTGGGTATTATGCTAGGTGTATTCATTATATTCTTGATTGAATTCTTAGATAATACGATTAAGACACCAGAAGATGTAGAAAAAGTACTTGGTTTAAATGTTTTAGGTACTATACCGACATTCGAAGGGGAGGAACGACGATAATGGTTTCAAAGAACTTAATTGCTTACAACAACCCTAAATCACCTATTACAGAAGCATATCGTATGTTAAGAACAAATCTCTATTACTGTCATACCGATAAGCGGATACAGACAATTGTTGTAACTAGTCCTGATAAAGGCGAAGGAAAAACAACGACAGGAGGAAACTTAGCCTTAACAATAGCAAAGGATGGGCATAAAGTTTTAATTCTAGATTGTGATCTCAGAAAGCCGCGTGTTCATAAGTACTTTAAAGTAGATAATGAACAAGGTATTACCAATATGCTGGTGGATGGGTTACCATTCGAAAATATAAGAAAGATCTTTCAAGGAGATTCTAATATACATATCGTTACTTCAGGACCCTTACCTCCAAATCCAGCTGAACTGCTAGGGTCACAAAAAATGCTCCAGTTTCTTAAAAAGTTAAAAGAGGAGTATGACTACATATTGATTGATGCACCGCCAGTGGGACAAGTTACAGATGCTGCAGTTATTGGACCGGAAGCAGATGGCGTCATTTTAACACTAGCCTCCGCTCAATCCAATATTCATGCAGCAAAGAGAGCTAAAGAATTACTTGATAATGTTGGTGCAAAAATAATCGGAACTGTATTAACGAAGGTAGATAAGTCCAATACAGGCTATAAGTATTACAGTTACTACAATTATTATGGAGAAGAAGCATAGAATTAATATTAAAAACAGCAAATTTATTTGCTGTTTTTTTCTATTTTAAAAAGAAAACATCACAATTCCATCACTTTTTTTAGGTAATATATTACTAATTATTACAATGTTTTATAAATAGTAAGTTTAGGTGGACAACTATTGAAATGTATCCATCTATAATGTATAATATTAATATAATTGTAAATAAAAGTAAATAAAGTGAGGAATATTATGAAAAAGTACTTAAGTGAAGCATTGATTAGAGAACAGTATCGCATGTTAAGAACCAATATCTATTTCTCATCCTCTGAAGAAGTAAAGGTAATAGTTGTTACAAGTCCAGAAAAAAGCGATGGAAAATCTACAACAGCTATTAATTTAGCAAAAACTTTGGTCGCAGACAATTTCTCGGTCCTTTTGCTTGATTGTGATTTAAGAAAGCC contains:
- a CDS encoding CpsD/CapB family tyrosine-protein kinase produces the protein MVSKNLIAYNNPKSPITEAYRMLRTNLYYCHTDKRIQTIVVTSPDKGEGKTTTGGNLALTIAKDGHKVLILDCDLRKPRVHKYFKVDNEQGITNMLVDGLPFENIRKIFQGDSNIHIVTSGPLPPNPAELLGSQKMLQFLKKLKEEYDYILIDAPPVGQVTDAAVIGPEADGVILTLASAQSNIHAAKRAKELLDNVGAKIIGTVLTKVDKSNTGYKYYSYYNYYGEEA